In the Sus scrofa isolate TJ Tabasco breed Duroc chromosome 6, Sscrofa11.1, whole genome shotgun sequence genome, one interval contains:
- the NDUFA3 gene encoding NADH dehydrogenase [ubiquinone] 1 alpha subcomplex subunit 3 isoform X1 — protein sequence MAGSKCWRRWRAGMLLGTRRSAGARARRSPSRGGIASFLKNAWAKEPVLVASFAIGGLAIILPSLSPYTNYAIRINRATPYNYPVPLRDDGNMPDVPSHPQDPQGPSLEWLKNL from the exons ATGGCCGGGAGTAAGTGCTGGCGCCGCTGGCGCGCAGGGATGCTTCTGGGAACCCGGCGTAGTGCAGGGGCTAGGGCACGGCGGAGCCCCAGTAGAGGAG GAATCGCCTCCTTCCTAAAGAATGCCTGGGCCAAGGAGCCGGTGCTGGTGGCGTCCTTCGCCATCGGGGGCCTCG CTATAATTctgccctccctcagcccctaCACCAACTACGCCATCAGGATCAACCGGGCCACACCCTACAACTACCCAG TGCCCCTCCGAGATGATGGGAACATGCCCGACGTGCCCAGCCACCCCCAGGacccccagggccccagcctgGAGTGGCTGAAGAACCTGTGA
- the NDUFA3 gene encoding NADH dehydrogenase [ubiquinone] 1 alpha subcomplex subunit 3 isoform X2 — MAGRIASFLKNAWAKEPVLVASFAIGGLAIILPSLSPYTNYAIRINRATPYNYPVPLRDDGNMPDVPSHPQDPQGPSLEWLKNL, encoded by the exons ATGGCCGGGA GAATCGCCTCCTTCCTAAAGAATGCCTGGGCCAAGGAGCCGGTGCTGGTGGCGTCCTTCGCCATCGGGGGCCTCG CTATAATTctgccctccctcagcccctaCACCAACTACGCCATCAGGATCAACCGGGCCACACCCTACAACTACCCAG TGCCCCTCCGAGATGATGGGAACATGCCCGACGTGCCCAGCCACCCCCAGGacccccagggccccagcctgGAGTGGCTGAAGAACCTGTGA
- the OSCAR gene encoding osteoclast-associated immunoglobulin-like receptor, translating into MALVLLLQLLTVWPACRADITPTVPPASYPKPWLEAQPAAIVTPGINITLRCWAPQPAWRFALFKYGDAAPVIYRDVASELAEFFLEEVTPAQGGSYRCCYRRLSWGPGVWSHPSDTLELLVTDELPRPSLVALPGPVVAPWANVSLRCAGRVGGMSFALYRVGVAAPLQYRRSAQPWADFPLPGARAPGTYSCYYHTPSAPYVLSQRSEPLVISADGSGSSDYTQGNVVRLGLAGLVLAFLGTLVVFDWRSRSRAPGSMWA; encoded by the exons ATGGCCTTGGTGCTGCTCCTTCAACTGCTGACTGTCT GGCCGGCGTGTCGCGCGGACATCACTCCAACTG TCCCACCAGCCTCATACCCCAAGCCGTGGCTGGAGGCTCAGCCGGCAGCAATTGTGACCCCCGGAATCAACATCACCTTGAGGTGCTGGGCCCCCCAGCCTGCCTGGAGGTTTGCACTCTTCAAATATGGAGACGCGGCTCCTGTGATTTACCGGGACGTGGCTTCGGAGCTGGCGGAgttcttcctggaggaggtgaccccAGCCCAGGGGGGCAGTTACCGCTGCTGCTACCGAAGACTAAGCTGGGGGCCAGGGGTCTGGTCCCACCCCAGTGATACCCTGGAACTGCTGGTGACAG ACGAGCTGCCGCGCCCGTCGCTGGTGGCGCTGCCCGGGCCGGTGGTGGCGCCCTGGGCCAACGTGAGCCTGCGCTGCGCCGGCCGCGTGGGGGGCATGAGCTTCGCGCTGTACCGCGTCGGCGTGGCGGCCCCGCTGCAGTACCGCCGCTCGGCGCAGCCCTGGGCCGACTTCCCGCTTCCCGGCGCCCGCGCACCCGGCACCTACAGCTGCTACTACCACACGCCCTCCGCCCCCTACGTGCTGTCCCAGCGCAGCGAGCCGCTGGTCATCAGCGCGGACG GCTCAGGCTCCTCGGACTACACCCAGGGCAACGTCGTCCGCCTGGGGCTGGCCGGTCTGGTTCTCGCCTTCCTGGGCACACTGGTGGTTTTCGACTGGCGCAGCCGGAGTCGCGCCCCTGGCAGCATGTGGGCCTGA